From Enterococcus mundtii, the proteins below share one genomic window:
- a CDS encoding FUSC family protein, translating to MVKSYFTFNKIQENPFRIMNLMVMIFLVLWIGYINHNFLISSFSSLGIFTFFYYQNIPMKQLLKRLFLIGCGLLLAFTLGLLSTYVIWLEPFAVGAVAFFSRFILRLFHISKPGGLFFAMLAAMGTSMSVPFSHLPTVASFFFMGVVFALIAAFLTKKMDSRPEQEVIKVSLKERFHQEPLVIIDSIFYSAALFLSVYVSHGLNMKNPYWLTLSCASILLAENLDAMKHRQVQYLIGSMLGLCLSAVLSLIPFSQLETIFLITFLYGISQFLVARNYAVANIFLNPMALMLSTLVRNTYLISLIEYRFIGIVIGSFIGLGVAWVMNIGLQHYLAVVKEKYET from the coding sequence ATGGTTAAATCTTATTTTACATTTAACAAAATTCAAGAAAATCCATTTCGCATCATGAATCTGATGGTGATGATCTTTCTCGTTTTATGGATCGGTTACATCAATCATAATTTTTTGATTTCAAGTTTCTCTTCTCTAGGTATCTTTACCTTCTTTTACTACCAGAACATTCCGATGAAGCAATTATTAAAGCGCCTATTTTTGATTGGTTGCGGTCTATTACTGGCTTTTACATTAGGGCTATTGTCGACGTATGTCATCTGGCTTGAACCATTTGCTGTTGGAGCAGTTGCTTTTTTCAGTCGATTTATTTTGCGTTTGTTCCATATTTCTAAACCAGGGGGCTTATTCTTTGCGATGTTAGCGGCTATGGGAACGAGTATGTCCGTTCCATTTTCCCATTTGCCGACAGTAGCTTCTTTTTTCTTTATGGGTGTTGTGTTTGCTTTGATTGCTGCATTTCTAACGAAAAAAATGGATTCACGCCCAGAACAGGAAGTGATAAAGGTATCCTTGAAGGAGCGTTTTCACCAAGAACCTTTAGTGATCATTGATTCAATTTTTTACAGCGCTGCATTATTCCTTTCCGTTTATGTTAGCCATGGCTTGAACATGAAAAATCCTTATTGGCTGACACTGTCTTGTGCCTCGATTTTATTGGCTGAGAATTTAGATGCGATGAAACATCGGCAAGTGCAATATTTGATTGGTTCGATGTTAGGGTTGTGTTTATCGGCTGTCTTATCACTGATTCCTTTTTCCCAACTTGAAACGATTTTTTTAATTACGTTTCTTTATGGTATTTCTCAGTTTTTAGTGGCTCGAAATTATGCAGTGGCGAATATTTTCTTGAATCCCATGGCATTGATGCTTTCGACACTGGTCAGGAACACGTACTTGATCTCATTGATCGAGTATCGTTTTATTGGTATCGTCATCGGTAGTTTCATTGGTCTAGGCGTAGCCTGGGTAATGAATATCGGTCTGCAACATTACTTAGCAGTTGTGAAAGAAAAATATGAAACATAA
- a CDS encoding PTS sugar transporter subunit IIC, which yields MQKFNDLLDRSLVPIATRLNNQRHIAAVRDAFMLIFPLTISSSLVILVNNILFSKDSFIVQLFQLSRIFPNLESAQQVLASVANGTINIMSLFIAFLVAQLLAKHFEADATLVGLTSVACFMIFYPTSFAVDEMNVISTQYLGAQGLFVAMIVACLVGEFLPKLFKVKKLQIKMPELVPPAVSRSFSGMIPIIIVVSMSALINFFVLMIAPEGINELIYAGIQAPLRDLGGNVFGVLLLAFIQTLLFSIGIHGPNTLNAVRSAIFTEQDLANLQFINDGGSLWDVPYKETWGILNDMFANMGGTGMTLGLIIAIFIASRRPEYREIAKLSFVPGIFQINEPMIFGLPIVLNPIMIIPFVLTPMVNILVGYFVTVVWPIMPSPAIGLPWTTPGIINLFLGTGGNIMGIVIGVLCLAISVLIYLPFVMASNRAQRTEI from the coding sequence ATGCAAAAATTCAATGATTTATTAGATCGAAGTCTTGTTCCTATTGCAACACGGTTAAACAACCAACGACATATTGCAGCCGTTCGAGATGCATTCATGCTTATTTTTCCATTAACGATTTCTTCTTCATTAGTCATCCTAGTCAATAATATTTTATTTTCAAAAGACAGTTTTATCGTGCAATTATTTCAACTTTCACGTATCTTTCCAAATTTAGAAAGTGCACAACAAGTCCTTGCTTCTGTAGCAAATGGCACAATCAATATCATGAGTTTGTTTATTGCTTTTTTAGTCGCTCAGCTTTTGGCAAAACATTTCGAAGCTGATGCAACCTTAGTTGGGCTAACTAGTGTCGCTTGCTTTATGATCTTTTACCCTACTTCTTTTGCAGTCGATGAAATGAATGTCATCTCGACGCAATATTTGGGTGCTCAAGGGTTATTCGTTGCGATGATTGTCGCTTGCTTGGTTGGCGAATTCCTACCGAAATTATTCAAAGTCAAGAAATTACAAATCAAGATGCCTGAACTCGTTCCACCAGCTGTTTCTCGCTCTTTTTCTGGGATGATCCCAATCATTATCGTTGTTTCTATGTCAGCTTTGATCAACTTCTTCGTCTTGATGATCGCGCCTGAAGGAATCAACGAGTTGATTTATGCCGGTATCCAAGCACCTTTACGTGACTTAGGTGGAAATGTGTTTGGTGTCCTACTCTTAGCTTTTATTCAGACACTGCTATTTTCTATTGGTATTCATGGGCCAAACACATTGAATGCTGTTCGTTCAGCGATTTTTACCGAGCAGGACTTAGCCAATCTCCAATTCATCAATGATGGTGGTTCGCTGTGGGATGTCCCTTACAAAGAAACCTGGGGCATCTTGAATGATATGTTTGCAAACATGGGTGGAACGGGTATGACCTTAGGCTTGATCATTGCGATTTTTATTGCTTCACGACGACCTGAATATCGCGAAATTGCCAAACTATCTTTTGTACCAGGTATTTTCCAAATCAATGAACCGATGATTTTTGGACTACCGATCGTCTTAAATCCAATTATGATCATTCCTTTTGTTTTAACACCGATGGTCAATATTCTGGTCGGTTACTTCGTCACAGTCGTCTGGCCAATCATGCCATCACCAGCGATTGGTTTACCTTGGACCACCCCAGGGATCATCAATTTGTTTTTAGGAACTGGTGGGAATATCATGGGAATTGTAATAGGCGTACTTTGTTTAGCGATTTCCGTTTTGATTTACCTACCTTTTGTCATGGCTTCCAACCGCGCACAACGCACAGAGATATAA
- a CDS encoding TIGR00730 family Rossman fold protein encodes MNIAVYCGASKGNSPEFEQVTRSLGEWIGKNEYQLVYGGGNAGLMGIIADSVLGSGGKVTGIMPDFLAKRELAKKDVTSLMIVSSMHERKQKMIELSDVYIALPGGPGTIEEITEVISWGRIGQHVNPCVLMNHQGFFDPLKQQYQAMVDQGFLTREDFDKILFADALTEIQPFVEQYIPPKIREYK; translated from the coding sequence ATGAACATTGCAGTCTATTGCGGAGCAAGCAAAGGGAATTCTCCAGAATTTGAACAAGTAACGAGAAGCTTAGGTGAGTGGATCGGGAAGAATGAATATCAGTTGGTTTATGGTGGTGGAAATGCTGGTTTGATGGGGATTATTGCTGATTCAGTACTAGGATCTGGAGGGAAAGTGACAGGTATCATGCCTGACTTTTTGGCAAAACGAGAACTAGCAAAAAAAGATGTCACCTCTTTGATGATCGTGTCGTCGATGCACGAACGGAAACAAAAAATGATTGAATTATCAGATGTCTATATTGCACTGCCCGGCGGTCCTGGAACCATCGAAGAAATTACTGAAGTAATTTCTTGGGGAAGAATCGGCCAGCATGTCAATCCATGTGTGTTAATGAATCACCAAGGATTCTTTGATCCATTAAAGCAGCAGTATCAAGCCATGGTCGATCAAGGCTTTTTAACAAGAGAAGACTTCGATAAAATTTTGTTTGCGGATGCACTGACAGAGATCCAGCCTTTTGTTGAACAGTATATCCCGCCTAAAATCAGGGAGTATAAATAA
- a CDS encoding radical SAM/SPASM domain-containing protein — MATQKKMDLFQILLEDPIEVEKAEHGIPETAYLVMTHQCNLKCVYCYAEASPEKEYEDSLNFVEWIDVLNQLKDCGVKKIIFTGGEVGLSKDALKYIDYAKKIGLTIGLITNGTLVRNAKDAAFLAERCDSITISLDSIDQVANDKNRGKGCYRIAMRGIQNLLDLNYPNIAVNTIITNNNFNNIDETVAFLKKNNINYKLGGFSELGRAKMAEISLTESERTEIELKQKNKNRSPFLKPFAIKESCGLGVGEFAINPVGDIFACKLLETADYKLGNIREEQLSKVFGEENIAFIRSQSINHLTKCNDCSFRYLCGGGCRAHHYYATNDTQGVDEAECNLIKEILKHQMVRSCTNE, encoded by the coding sequence ATGGCGACCCAGAAAAAAATGGATCTGTTTCAAATCCTTTTAGAGGACCCGATTGAAGTAGAAAAAGCGGAGCATGGAATACCAGAGACAGCTTATTTGGTTATGACCCATCAATGTAATTTGAAGTGTGTTTACTGCTATGCAGAAGCCAGTCCTGAAAAGGAATATGAGGATAGTTTAAACTTTGTCGAATGGATTGACGTTCTCAATCAATTAAAGGATTGTGGTGTAAAGAAAATTATCTTTACTGGCGGCGAGGTTGGGTTAAGTAAGGATGCGTTAAAATATATCGATTATGCCAAAAAAATTGGTTTAACTATTGGTTTGATCACGAATGGGACTTTAGTACGGAATGCAAAAGATGCAGCATTTCTAGCTGAAAGATGTGATTCGATCACCATCAGCTTAGATTCGATCGACCAAGTCGCAAATGATAAAAATAGAGGAAAAGGTTGTTATCGCATAGCAATGAGAGGGATTCAAAATCTATTAGACTTGAATTATCCAAATATTGCAGTCAATACGATTATTACCAATAATAATTTCAATAATATTGATGAAACGGTGGCATTTTTAAAGAAGAATAACATCAATTATAAATTAGGCGGATTCAGTGAACTAGGACGTGCAAAAATGGCAGAGATTTCTTTAACTGAGAGTGAGAGAACGGAAATTGAGTTAAAACAAAAGAACAAAAATCGGTCGCCATTTTTAAAACCCTTTGCCATCAAAGAATCCTGTGGACTTGGTGTTGGAGAATTTGCAATCAATCCTGTTGGTGATATATTTGCCTGTAAACTGTTAGAAACTGCTGACTACAAACTGGGAAATATTAGAGAAGAGCAACTTAGCAAGGTTTTTGGCGAAGAGAATATTGCTTTTATTCGCTCTCAAAGCATCAATCATTTAACAAAATGTAACGATTGTTCATTCCGCTACTTATGCGGTGGAGGATGTCGTGCACATCATTATTATGCAACCAATGATACCCAAGGTGTAGACGAAGCCGAGTGTAATTTGATCAAGGAAATCCTAAAGCATCAAATGGTTCGTAGCTGTACAAATGAATAA
- a CDS encoding TMEM175 family protein, with product MPKNRLEAFTDAVIAIIMTILVLELHEPHSDTLEALVALAPRFLIYIISFFTLGIYWNNHHHLFQAVHKVNGRVLWVNSFFIFFLSLFPFVTSWISEYSNSLVPEMTYGIVILGANLTYYLLARTLVASEEDENASIKELFGNYRKSYVSIGLNVVGLILGYLIAPIAVLIVNVLILVTWLIPSRKIEAYYR from the coding sequence ATGCCGAAAAATCGACTAGAAGCCTTTACAGACGCCGTGATCGCTATTATTATGACGATTTTAGTGTTGGAGCTACATGAACCACACTCAGATACCTTGGAAGCGCTAGTTGCACTTGCGCCACGTTTTCTTATTTATATCATTAGTTTCTTTACCCTAGGCATTTATTGGAATAACCACCATCATTTGTTTCAAGCCGTCCACAAAGTGAATGGGCGAGTGCTCTGGGTGAATAGCTTTTTTATTTTTTTCCTGTCGCTGTTTCCTTTCGTTACTTCATGGATCAGCGAATACAGTAACAGTCTTGTCCCTGAAATGACCTATGGTATAGTGATATTAGGAGCGAATCTCACGTATTATTTGTTAGCAAGGACATTAGTTGCCTCAGAAGAAGACGAGAATGCATCTATCAAAGAGTTGTTTGGCAATTATCGTAAATCCTACGTATCTATTGGTTTGAATGTCGTGGGATTGATTTTGGGATATTTGATTGCGCCCATCGCCGTGTTAATAGTCAATGTCTTGATTTTGGTTACTTGGTTGATCCCAAGTCGTAAAATTGAAGCGTACTATCGCTAG
- a CDS encoding helix-turn-helix domain-containing protein, with translation MENYYSVNEVADMLDVTTRSIRNYIKSGKLTGLKIGGKWYFSTDNILDFIAGHQLVFFMDKNDSAINKLPYTLRFNLYFEHVSSIQTFKDNILDYHQDVYANDQDRLFYYQIYKEKHAELLLSGSFDYVINFGKWINHLLQQQTDIYEVTYTDD, from the coding sequence ATGGAAAATTATTACTCTGTCAATGAGGTCGCTGATATGTTAGATGTTACCACACGTTCTATCCGCAACTACATTAAGTCTGGAAAACTGACAGGTTTGAAAATAGGAGGAAAATGGTATTTTTCAACGGATAATATTTTAGACTTTATTGCGGGCCATCAACTTGTTTTTTTTATGGACAAGAATGATTCTGCTATCAACAAATTACCTTATACGCTAAGATTCAATCTGTATTTTGAACATGTTAGCTCTATACAAACATTCAAAGATAACATTCTTGACTACCATCAAGATGTTTATGCTAATGATCAAGACCGATTATTTTATTACCAAATATATAAGGAAAAACATGCAGAATTACTTTTAAGTGGAAGTTTTGACTATGTCATCAATTTTGGCAAATGGATCAATCATTTGTTGCAACAACAAACGGACATCTATGAAGTAACTTATACAGACGATTAA
- a CDS encoding ABC transporter ATP-binding protein: MQDENAQAQKDLILLLGNPEQFKMLPNFDFVKQLTFSTIKNMYSSLASTNKFAQITSYTVSFINQLSQNIIFITISYLVYNQQLQLNNMMVVSILMPIFFTSLSDLSKINVDYRTVVANQQFVQENLELHQEDLSGTPIGQITSIKFEDPQITMTSNAKRIHLSLTETLNLGDICYIEGPSGSGKSTLIKSILGFYESNGLYINDLPIEQLDTRLVREQMTYLSQATLLFSNTLEYNITLGQTISDEKKEALKQSSLLAPIFKNKNWDSLIVDNGANLSGGEKQRVFIARMMLQDSKIWILDESTSSIDKDSADAIFNTLIKMHQNKIILFTSHDKENKAFANKIIQLSSHVETID; this comes from the coding sequence ATGCAAGACGAAAATGCTCAAGCTCAGAAAGACTTGATTCTACTACTAGGAAACCCAGAACAATTTAAAATGTTGCCGAATTTTGATTTCGTGAAGCAGTTAACTTTCTCAACCATCAAAAATATGTATTCAAGTTTGGCATCAACAAATAAATTTGCCCAGATCACTAGTTATACTGTCTCATTCATCAACCAACTTTCTCAAAATATTATTTTTATAACGATCAGCTACTTGGTGTATAATCAACAGCTCCAGTTGAATAATATGATGGTAGTCAGTATACTAATGCCTATTTTCTTCACTTCCCTTTCTGATTTATCCAAAATCAATGTCGATTATCGAACGGTCGTGGCAAACCAGCAATTTGTTCAAGAAAACTTAGAACTACATCAAGAAGATTTATCTGGCACACCAATTGGCCAAATCACTAGCATTAAATTTGAAGATCCGCAAATCACGATGACATCAAATGCAAAAAGAATCCATCTATCATTGACTGAAACATTGAATTTAGGGGATATTTGTTACATCGAAGGTCCTTCTGGTTCTGGAAAATCAACCTTGATAAAATCAATATTGGGGTTTTATGAAAGCAATGGTCTATATATCAATGATCTTCCTATTGAACAATTAGACACAAGGTTAGTCAGGGAACAGATGACTTATCTCTCTCAAGCGACTCTACTCTTTTCAAATACTCTTGAATACAATATCACTCTCGGTCAGACGATTTCTGACGAGAAAAAAGAAGCGTTGAAACAATCATCACTTCTTGCACCGATTTTTAAAAACAAAAACTGGGATTCTTTGATCGTTGACAATGGCGCCAATCTCTCAGGAGGAGAAAAGCAACGTGTGTTTATTGCTCGCATGATGCTCCAAGACAGCAAGATATGGATTCTAGATGAAAGTACTAGTAGTATCGACAAAGACTCTGCGGATGCCATATTTAATACACTTATTAAGATGCACCAAAATAAAATTATTTTATTCACCTCCCATGATAAAGAGAATAAAGCTTTTGCGAATAAAATCATTCAACTGTCCTCTCATGTAGAGACGATAGATTAA
- a CDS encoding MurR/RpiR family transcriptional regulator → MAIFESLNLNKLSAVEQEIYRFIVNNLEKIPYMRVRDIATDAHVSSTSVFRFIQKVGFDSFPEFRFYIKNHLEKAHYETDDKQLMLEERINQLNMTIFHPDIEYQIKKMAKTLRQADFILFMGMGASGALAQYVARKLANIGYFCISLDELTYPIRSFLRPDQKNALVFLSVSGETKELIEVISGLAHADSVHKYCITAHKESSLAQLCDYSIDYAIKEERKDIFLDLTSQLPSMAILETLIGYLEDE, encoded by the coding sequence ATGGCTATCTTTGAAAGTCTTAACTTAAATAAATTGTCTGCCGTTGAACAAGAGATTTACCGGTTTATCGTTAACAACCTTGAGAAAATACCTTATATGCGGGTACGAGATATAGCGACGGATGCGCATGTTTCTTCAACTTCTGTCTTTCGTTTTATCCAAAAAGTCGGCTTTGATTCATTTCCGGAATTTCGTTTTTATATTAAAAACCATTTGGAAAAAGCCCATTACGAAACAGATGACAAGCAATTAATGTTAGAAGAACGAATCAATCAGTTGAACATGACTATTTTTCATCCCGATATTGAATATCAAATAAAAAAAATGGCAAAAACATTACGTCAAGCTGATTTTATTCTATTTATGGGGATGGGAGCTTCGGGAGCATTAGCGCAATATGTGGCACGAAAATTAGCGAATATCGGTTATTTTTGTATTAGCTTAGACGAACTGACTTATCCGATTCGTAGTTTTTTGCGTCCAGATCAAAAAAATGCGTTAGTCTTTTTGAGTGTTTCAGGTGAAACAAAAGAACTAATCGAAGTAATTTCAGGTTTAGCTCATGCGGATAGCGTGCATAAGTATTGTATTACCGCTCATAAAGAAAGTTCATTGGCCCAATTGTGTGATTACTCAATTGACTATGCCATTAAAGAAGAACGGAAAGACATCTTTCTTGATTTGACTAGTCAGCTACCTTCCATGGCGATCCTTGAAACACTGATCGGTTATTTAGAGGATGAATGA
- a CDS encoding class I SAM-dependent methyltransferase yields the protein MIETLLNQPTLYQQTKGAFWDDRHISKQMLQAHLDPEFEGASRKAGFIDESVRWINTVIPPKTYPMVLDIGCGPGIYAEKFSRLGYEVTGLDFSKRSIAYAKKSAEDQQLPITYHYADYLTMDLDKQYDIITMIYCDFGALSASDRKRLLEKIYQHLKPTGKVLLDVFSMASHQSFEEKRVWDTCPDGGFWTDEPHVALQYNTKYNERVTLEQTTILTANETKTYYLWMTYFTKATLQKEMEAAGFVVSGFYGDVKGSPYDENSPTIAVWLTKKE from the coding sequence ATGATTGAAACACTTTTAAACCAACCAACACTTTATCAACAAACGAAAGGCGCATTTTGGGATGATCGTCACATCTCAAAACAAATGTTACAAGCACATCTTGACCCTGAATTTGAAGGTGCAAGTCGAAAAGCTGGGTTTATTGATGAATCTGTTCGTTGGATCAATACAGTAATCCCGCCGAAAACCTATCCAATGGTATTAGATATTGGCTGTGGTCCGGGAATCTATGCAGAAAAATTTAGTCGATTGGGGTATGAAGTAACGGGGCTTGATTTTTCTAAGCGTTCGATAGCATATGCCAAAAAATCTGCGGAAGACCAACAGTTACCGATTACGTACCATTATGCAGATTATCTGACAATGGATCTAGATAAACAATACGATATCATCACGATGATCTATTGTGACTTTGGGGCGTTATCAGCGAGTGATAGAAAACGATTATTGGAAAAAATTTATCAGCATCTAAAACCAACAGGAAAAGTTCTATTGGATGTTTTTTCGATGGCAAGTCATCAATCATTTGAAGAAAAGCGAGTTTGGGATACTTGTCCAGATGGAGGATTTTGGACAGATGAACCCCATGTGGCCTTGCAATATAATACAAAATACAACGAACGTGTAACTTTAGAACAAACGACGATCCTTACTGCGAACGAAACCAAAACTTATTATTTATGGATGACGTATTTTACAAAAGCAACTCTGCAAAAAGAAATGGAAGCGGCTGGTTTTGTTGTTAGTGGGTTTTACGGGGATGTAAAAGGAAGTCCTTATGATGAGAACTCGCCAACAATAGCTGTCTGGTTAACAAAAAAAGAGTAA
- a CDS encoding ZIP family metal transporter — translation MVDWLLKLEPWQQALTGTAFTYFMTALGAGLVFFFKEIKKDVLNLMLGFASGVMIAASFWSLLDPAITKAEENGDIAWLVVSIGFGLGGLFLYIADKTLPHMHFGPAHEKEGLPTHLKRTILLVFSITLHNIPEGLAVGVAFGAAATADNPTTAVLAAISVALGIGIQNFPEGAAVSIPLRQEGLSRTKAFVYGQASGVVEPIAGVIGAILVTKVAVLLPYALAFAAGAMIYVVVEELIPEAQQTLSSKRHYAVFGVMTGFIIMMILDVALG, via the coding sequence ATGGTTGATTGGTTACTGAAGCTAGAACCTTGGCAGCAAGCGTTGACGGGTACGGCATTTACTTATTTTATGACTGCGCTTGGGGCTGGCTTAGTATTTTTCTTTAAAGAAATCAAAAAAGATGTACTCAATTTGATGTTAGGTTTCGCTTCGGGTGTGATGATCGCCGCCAGTTTTTGGTCTTTATTAGATCCGGCAATCACAAAAGCAGAAGAAAATGGTGATATTGCTTGGCTTGTGGTGAGTATTGGTTTTGGGCTAGGGGGATTATTTTTATACATTGCCGACAAAACCTTACCACACATGCATTTTGGTCCAGCACATGAAAAAGAAGGCTTACCAACACATTTAAAACGCACGATTTTGCTTGTCTTTTCCATTACCTTGCATAATATTCCAGAAGGATTAGCAGTAGGTGTTGCATTTGGTGCAGCGGCAACTGCAGATAATCCAACGACTGCGGTGCTAGCAGCGATCTCTGTTGCGCTAGGTATTGGTATTCAAAACTTTCCAGAAGGTGCGGCTGTTTCGATTCCTCTCCGACAAGAAGGATTAAGTCGAACAAAAGCTTTTGTCTATGGGCAAGCTTCAGGAGTGGTTGAACCGATTGCTGGAGTCATCGGGGCAATCTTAGTGACAAAAGTTGCAGTCTTACTACCTTATGCCTTAGCTTTTGCTGCGGGTGCAATGATTTACGTCGTCGTGGAGGAACTGATTCCTGAAGCGCAACAAACACTTTCAAGTAAACGACACTATGCAGTTTTTGGTGTTATGACTGGTTTTATTATCATGATGATCTTAGATGTAGCATTAGGTTAA
- a CDS encoding MazG nucleotide pyrophosphohydrolase domain-containing protein, protein MNMKEYNDWVVDFYKKRKWYDYDPFIRIGFLTKEVGEVSRAVRSLEIGRDRPDESIQTIDFYKENLMEELGDVLDNVLILADKYDLTFEEIIHHHKQKLENRFNM, encoded by the coding sequence ATGAACATGAAAGAATACAATGACTGGGTAGTTGATTTTTATAAAAAAAGAAAGTGGTACGACTACGATCCATTTATCCGTATCGGCTTTTTAACTAAAGAAGTTGGCGAAGTTTCAAGAGCGGTTCGAAGTCTCGAAATCGGTCGGGATCGTCCGGATGAATCTATACAAACAATTGATTTTTACAAAGAAAATCTGATGGAGGAATTGGGTGATGTCTTAGATAATGTTCTGATTCTTGCTGATAAATATGACTTAACATTCGAAGAAATCATTCATCACCACAAACAAAAACTAGAGAACCGGTTCAATATGTAG
- a CDS encoding 6-phospho-beta-glucosidase, with protein MNRELPKDFLWGGAIAAHQAEGAWNIDGRGPSIADVMTAGGNGIPRKITKGVVEGEYYPNHEAIDFYHRYKEDIQLFKELGLKCLRTSISWSRIFPTGQEETPNEQGLKFYDDLFDECLKNGIEPVVTLSHFEIPYAIYEDFGGFANKAVIPLFVKFAQCVFDRYKDKVTYWMTFNEINNQADGQEPVHVWTNSAMIIEDDQDKEALVFQAGVNELIASAWAVNEGKKINPDFQIGCMMAYVPIYPYSCAPEDMIASVKANERRFFYSDVHVRGEIPTYTEKYWEQKGLTIEISEKERQILRQGTVDYIGFSYYMSGTITTLPDVEGRQTEDIPSAKLVKNPYITASDWGWPIDPVGLRYVLNTVYQRYDLPLFIVENGFGAYDQLTDSNEIHDDYRINYLREHIEQMKKAVVEDGVPLIGYTPWGIIDIVSFGSGEMEKRYGMIYVDKDNTGNGTLQRLKKDSFAWYQQVIETNGEQL; from the coding sequence ATGAATAGAGAGTTACCCAAAGATTTTTTATGGGGAGGCGCAATTGCTGCTCATCAAGCAGAAGGTGCTTGGAATATTGATGGACGAGGTCCAAGTATCGCTGACGTTATGACTGCTGGCGGAAATGGGATTCCGCGGAAGATCACTAAAGGAGTCGTCGAAGGGGAATATTACCCAAACCACGAAGCCATTGATTTTTACCATCGTTACAAAGAAGACATCCAATTATTTAAAGAACTAGGCTTAAAATGTCTACGCACATCCATTTCATGGAGTCGGATCTTTCCTACTGGTCAAGAAGAAACACCGAATGAACAGGGATTAAAATTTTACGATGATCTTTTTGACGAATGCTTAAAAAACGGGATCGAACCGGTAGTCACGTTGTCTCATTTTGAGATTCCTTATGCCATTTATGAAGATTTTGGTGGCTTTGCCAATAAAGCGGTCATTCCTTTATTTGTTAAATTTGCTCAGTGCGTATTTGACCGTTACAAAGACAAAGTAACTTACTGGATGACCTTCAATGAAATCAATAATCAGGCGGACGGACAAGAGCCCGTTCATGTTTGGACCAATTCAGCCATGATCATTGAAGATGACCAAGATAAAGAGGCCTTAGTATTCCAAGCAGGGGTCAACGAACTGATTGCCAGTGCTTGGGCTGTCAATGAAGGGAAAAAGATCAATCCCGATTTTCAGATTGGTTGTATGATGGCTTACGTTCCAATCTATCCCTACTCCTGTGCGCCAGAAGATATGATCGCTTCAGTCAAAGCAAATGAACGTCGTTTCTTCTACAGTGACGTCCATGTACGCGGAGAAATCCCTACCTACACAGAAAAGTATTGGGAACAAAAAGGGCTCACAATCGAGATCAGCGAGAAAGAACGACAAATTTTACGTCAAGGAACTGTTGACTATATCGGTTTTAGCTATTATATGTCGGGAACGATCACAACCCTTCCCGATGTTGAGGGCAGACAAACAGAAGATATTCCTTCAGCCAAACTAGTTAAAAATCCTTATATTACTGCTTCTGACTGGGGCTGGCCGATTGATCCTGTTGGGTTGCGTTATGTATTGAATACGGTGTACCAGCGTTATGATCTCCCACTGTTTATCGTTGAAAATGGTTTTGGTGCCTACGATCAGTTAACTGATTCAAATGAGATCCATGATGACTACCGGATCAATTATTTAAGAGAACACATCGAACAAATGAAAAAAGCAGTAGTTGAAGATGGCGTACCATTAATTGGTTATACACCTTGGGGAATCATCGATATCGTCAGCTTTGGCAGTGGTGAAATGGAAAAACGCTATGGCATGATCTATGTCGATAAAGATAATACCGGTAACGGAACCTTACAACGTTTGAAAAAAGATTCCTTTGCTTGGTACCAACAAGTGATTGAAACAAATGGTGAACAGCTTTAG